The Calditrichota bacterium genome segment CCTGCCTGCCCGTGGCGTCGAACTCGCCATTCGACGCCACGTTGACAGACAGGCATTTGAACATTACTTCACCAGCATCACCTTGCGGATGGCGCTGAACGAGCCGGCTTCCATCTTCACCAGATAGATGCCCGCCGCCAGATCGCGTCCCTCAATCGCAAGCGTGTGATGCCCCGCGGCACGCTGTCCATCCACCAACACCGCCGACTCACGACCCGATACATCATAGAGCCGGACCGTCACCCGCGATGCCTCCGGAAGACCATACGCAAACCGCGTCGTCGAATTGAACGGATTCGGGTAGTTCTGACCCAGATAGAACTCAGTCGGAACCGTCACCGCCGAAACGTCCAGCGCCACAAACCCGTCGGTCTCATAGACCAGCGACCCGGCCTTCACCGCCGTCGCACGCAGGT includes the following:
- a CDS encoding T9SS type A sorting domain-containing protein, which codes for MRATAVKAGSLVYETDGFVALDVSAVTVPTEFYLGQNYPNPFNSTTRFAYGLPEASRVTVRLYDVSGRESAVLVDGQRAAGHHTLAIEGRDLAAGIYLVKMEAGSFSAIRKVMLVK